Proteins encoded by one window of Tunturibacter psychrotolerans:
- a CDS encoding RNA polymerase sigma factor, producing the protein MSAPTPQFRHRDPQDPLSQEAPEAIPLKFDEKAQPRAEDGVEDDMATLAINPRLLENLQAAETHHSASDFGQMDDAAIMLELRTGNMAGFDFLIQKYRKPIIHFMYRMVHNQAVAEELAQEVFLRVYRSRETYRAEARFSTWLYRIATNLGVNYARDNRHERTASTVYLDEADSETGTTPDVADSTPDVEAKLLRQERLNAIREHVLALPERQRMAVLMHKYEGMDYKQIGDVLKLSESATKSLLFRAYQTLREKLKAFV; encoded by the coding sequence ATGTCCGCGCCAACTCCACAATTTCGCCATCGAGATCCCCAGGATCCCCTCTCGCAAGAGGCCCCGGAGGCGATTCCGCTGAAATTTGATGAAAAAGCGCAACCCAGGGCAGAAGACGGGGTTGAGGATGATATGGCTACGCTCGCGATCAACCCGAGACTCCTTGAAAACCTTCAAGCTGCCGAGACCCATCATTCGGCCAGTGACTTCGGCCAGATGGACGACGCTGCCATCATGTTGGAGTTGCGCACTGGCAACATGGCCGGGTTCGACTTTCTCATCCAGAAGTACCGGAAGCCCATTATTCACTTCATGTATCGCATGGTTCACAATCAGGCGGTCGCAGAAGAGCTCGCCCAGGAGGTCTTCCTCCGGGTCTACCGTTCTCGCGAGACCTATCGTGCCGAAGCTCGGTTTAGCACCTGGCTTTACAGGATCGCTACCAATTTGGGAGTCAACTATGCGCGCGACAACCGTCACGAACGCACTGCCTCTACCGTCTATCTCGATGAGGCCGATTCTGAGACTGGGACAACGCCGGATGTTGCGGACTCTACCCCGGATGTCGAAGCCAAGCTGTTGAGGCAGGAACGTCTCAATGCGATTCGCGAGCATGTGCTTGCGCTTCCGGAACGGCAACGCATGGCCGTACTCATGCACAAGTATGAAGGCATGGATTACAAGCAAATAGGGGACGTTCTCAAATTGAGTGAGTCTGCCACGAAATCGCTGCTCTTCCGCGCATACCAGACACTGCGCGAAAAGTTGAAGGCTTTTGTCTAA
- a CDS encoding CocE/NonD family hydrolase → MVWKSSRGPDPAYWCAQGYAICNPDIRGVVDSEGDSVLWDRQDGRDCHDLIEWLTEQEWCTGKVAMSGTSYLAVSQWFTAAEQPPHLTAISTWEGVSDVYRDLVMRGGMPDMGFARQLQDGSFFGKNQKEDILSEAERYPLMNDLWENKIPDFDKITVPAYVVASYSNTLHTAGTFRAWRRIASDKKWLRIHNSQEWPDYYDEQNREDLRRFFDRYLKDENNGWEQTPRVRYSLLDLEGGDMVNIAADHFPPSGVALTKLYLDGRARTLTTEAASDEGRSVLRRKIQSKRGVLRQAIRPEDGDGRLPKGSALGRSTRR, encoded by the coding sequence CTGGTTTGGAAAAGTTCGAGGGGCCCAGACCCCGCCTACTGGTGCGCTCAGGGCTACGCGATCTGCAATCCGGATATCCGTGGTGTGGTGGATTCCGAAGGTGACAGCGTGCTGTGGGACCGCCAGGATGGCCGCGATTGCCACGACCTCATCGAGTGGCTCACCGAGCAGGAGTGGTGCACCGGAAAGGTCGCGATGAGTGGAACCTCCTATCTCGCGGTCTCGCAGTGGTTCACCGCTGCCGAACAGCCTCCGCACCTCACCGCCATCAGTACGTGGGAGGGTGTGAGTGACGTCTACCGCGATCTTGTGATGCGTGGCGGTATGCCTGACATGGGATTTGCCCGCCAACTCCAGGACGGCAGCTTCTTCGGCAAAAACCAGAAGGAGGACATCCTGTCGGAGGCTGAGCGCTACCCGCTCATGAACGACCTGTGGGAGAACAAGATTCCGGACTTCGACAAGATCACCGTGCCGGCGTATGTTGTAGCGAGTTACTCGAACACATTGCACACCGCTGGTACTTTCCGGGCATGGCGCCGGATCGCTTCGGACAAGAAGTGGCTGCGCATCCACAATAGCCAGGAATGGCCCGACTATTACGACGAGCAGAATCGCGAGGACTTGCGTCGTTTCTTCGACCGCTACCTGAAGGACGAAAATAACGGGTGGGAACAGACTCCTCGCGTTCGGTACTCTCTGCTCGATCTTGAAGGCGGCGACATGGTCAACATCGCTGCGGATCACTTTCCCCCAAGCGGTGTCGCTTTGACGAAGTTGTACCTCGACGGTCGTGCGCGAACCCTGACTACTGAAGCGGCGTCAGACGAGGGTCGCAGCGTCCTACGTCGTAAAATCCAATCCAAACGCGGTGTCCTTCGTCAAGCGATTCGACCAGAAGACGGTGATGGTCGGCTACCCAAAGGCTCGGCTCTGGGTCGAAGCACGCGACGCTGA
- a CDS encoding hydroxymethylglutaryl-CoA reductase: protein MTTKDLERIPIPRDKNDDYTRDAAALRRAFAEERTGTVLEHVGQYSFDPSLLPGNVENFTGVAQVPLGLAGPLRIAGEHARGDFYIPMATTEGTLVASYNRGMRLLTECGGVRTTVVKHSMQRSPVFELNNALEARTLGEWIDSHFNKIREAAEATTSAGKLVEIRNYIIGPLLYLRFNYTTGDAAGQNMVGKATLAACIWIQTNHPHRPHFVLSGNIDTDKKHSQMNTIETRGKRVIAEATISGDVLKRIMGVDAETLFHVRQISQAGAFMAGSSNNGAHSANGLTALFIATGQDVANVAESQAAIVYAQLLTNGDYYWSITIPSLVVATYGGGTALPTQRECLDLVGCYGAGHINKFAEICAATVLAGEISLSSAIVRGDWVSSHDRLGRNRP from the coding sequence ATGACGACGAAAGACCTCGAACGCATACCTATACCGCGCGACAAGAACGATGACTACACTCGTGACGCTGCTGCTTTGCGGCGGGCGTTCGCAGAAGAACGGACTGGCACCGTTCTCGAGCACGTTGGTCAATACTCCTTCGATCCTTCGCTGCTCCCTGGAAACGTTGAAAATTTCACTGGCGTGGCACAGGTTCCTCTCGGGCTTGCAGGTCCTCTCCGAATTGCCGGGGAGCATGCGCGAGGCGACTTCTACATCCCCATGGCGACGACCGAAGGCACCTTAGTTGCAAGCTACAACCGCGGCATGCGGTTGCTCACGGAGTGCGGCGGTGTTAGGACAACGGTCGTCAAGCACAGTATGCAGCGATCTCCCGTGTTTGAGTTGAATAATGCCCTGGAAGCTCGCACACTAGGCGAGTGGATTGACTCTCACTTTAACAAAATCAGAGAGGCGGCCGAGGCTACAACCTCCGCCGGAAAGCTCGTCGAGATTAGAAACTACATCATTGGGCCGCTGCTTTATCTGCGTTTCAACTACACCACCGGCGATGCAGCCGGTCAGAACATGGTTGGCAAAGCTACCTTGGCTGCCTGCATTTGGATTCAGACCAATCATCCGCATCGCCCCCACTTTGTCTTATCGGGAAACATCGATACCGATAAGAAACACTCGCAGATGAACACGATCGAGACACGCGGGAAGCGCGTGATCGCGGAAGCAACCATCTCCGGCGATGTCCTTAAGCGCATCATGGGCGTAGACGCGGAGACGCTATTTCATGTGCGTCAGATCTCCCAGGCAGGCGCCTTCATGGCGGGTTCTTCGAATAACGGAGCGCACTCAGCGAACGGCTTGACTGCTCTCTTCATTGCGACGGGGCAGGACGTCGCCAACGTAGCGGAGTCTCAAGCCGCTATTGTCTATGCTCAGCTTCTCACCAATGGTGATTACTACTGGTCGATCACGATCCCTTCATTGGTCGTCGCAACCTATGGTGGTGGTACTGCTCTCCCCACGCAACGAGAGTGCCTCGATCTGGTCGGCTGTTACGGAGCAGGACACATAAACAAGTTCGCCGAGATATGCGCGGCGACAGTGCTCGCCGGTGAGATCTCGCTTAGCAGCGCGATCGTACGCGGGGACTGGGTATCAAGCCACGACCGCCTCGGAAGAAACCGTCCATAG
- a CDS encoding CocE/NonD family hydrolase C-terminal non-catalytic domain-containing protein: MVGYPKARLWVEARDADDMDLFVLVQKLDAYGTPLQQFTVPNQSTVNHDLTDHAATILRYKGSDGRLRVSARRLDEALSTDEVPAHSFDRVEKLSPGEIAEIEIELLPIGLVFHPGEQLRFVISSRNLLGTLMPAIEEYVGANSGQHVIHTGGAHPSYLQLPIQER, encoded by the coding sequence ATGGTCGGCTACCCAAAGGCTCGGCTCTGGGTCGAAGCACGCGACGCTGATGACATGGATTTGTTTGTTCTCGTGCAGAAACTTGATGCCTACGGGACGCCTCTCCAGCAGTTCACGGTGCCCAACCAGAGTACCGTGAATCACGACCTCACTGATCATGCGGCGACCATCCTCCGCTACAAGGGCTCAGATGGCCGGTTGCGCGTATCCGCCCGCCGCCTCGATGAAGCGCTGTCGACCGATGAAGTGCCCGCTCATAGCTTCGACCGCGTCGAGAAGCTATCGCCGGGCGAGATCGCCGAAATCGAAATCGAGCTGCTCCCGATCGGTCTTGTGTTTCACCCTGGCGAGCAACTCCGTTTTGTAATCAGCTCAAGAAACCTTTTGGGGACGCTAATGCCTGCGATCGAAGAGTACGTTGGCGCCAACAGCGGGCAGCACGTCATCCACACGGGCGGCGCACACCCGTCTTACTTGCAGCTTCCAATTCAGGAGCGTTAG
- a CDS encoding proline dehydrogenase family protein yields MLRSAFIALSQNKSLRSFSERSAMGKKMSGRFVAGMSVEEALAACQRVNKEGIAVTLDSLGESVTTEAASRKSADIYHELLDAIHTRGLNANVSVKLSQVGMDFDPALAERIVGEMVEHAAHVQSFVRIDMEGSPYTEATIAMTERLAQKFPGAVGTVLQAYLFRTEADTERLLNENIRIRLCKGAYKEGPAIAFPAKSDVDANYVKLMKRVVTFVNQATGKGVFCGIATHDEVIVEQMRTFVREHNVDKSAFEFQMLYGVRRDLQRRLAAEGFGVRVYLPFGPEWYPYFMRRLAERPANVIFLAKNFFKN; encoded by the coding sequence TTGCTGCGATCTGCCTTTATTGCTCTCTCTCAAAACAAGTCTCTGCGCTCCTTTTCAGAGCGATCCGCAATGGGCAAGAAGATGTCCGGACGCTTCGTCGCCGGCATGTCTGTAGAAGAGGCGTTAGCCGCCTGCCAGCGCGTCAACAAAGAAGGCATCGCTGTCACCCTCGACTCCCTCGGCGAATCTGTCACCACCGAAGCCGCAAGCCGGAAATCGGCCGACATCTATCACGAGCTTCTCGACGCCATCCACACCCGTGGCCTCAACGCCAACGTCAGCGTCAAGCTCTCCCAGGTCGGCATGGACTTCGATCCAGCCCTCGCCGAACGCATCGTAGGCGAGATGGTCGAGCACGCCGCCCACGTCCAGTCCTTCGTCCGCATCGACATGGAAGGCTCTCCCTATACGGAAGCCACTATCGCTATGACAGAGCGCCTCGCCCAAAAGTTTCCCGGCGCCGTCGGCACCGTCCTTCAAGCCTATCTCTTCCGTACTGAAGCCGACACCGAGCGGCTCCTCAACGAAAACATCCGCATTCGTCTCTGCAAAGGAGCCTACAAGGAAGGCCCCGCCATCGCCTTCCCGGCGAAGTCTGACGTCGACGCCAACTACGTCAAACTCATGAAGCGTGTAGTCACCTTCGTCAATCAAGCAACTGGCAAAGGCGTCTTCTGCGGCATCGCCACTCACGATGAGGTGATCGTTGAGCAGATGCGCACCTTCGTTCGCGAGCATAACGTGGACAAGTCGGCCTTCGAGTTTCAGATGCTCTACGGCGTCCGTCGCGACCTCCAGCGCCGCCTGGCTGCCGAGGGCTTCGGTGTCCGCGTCTATCTTCCTTTTGGGCCTGAGTGGTACCCCTACTTCATGCGCCGTCTTGCCGAGCGTCCTGCGAACGTCATCTTTTTGGCCAAGAACTTCTTCAAGAACTAA
- a CDS encoding peroxiredoxin family protein, with the protein MKLFASLFLVALSAAAQGSKQNKIVGPWTGDATVHGQQVPVHLEINGSGSSLQAALLNGPERSPASSVSFAGNHLVITFNYFARTIDATVADGHLTGTFGTAKTRYPVNLNLRGSAATGSEAAAPQDISGDWEVAVKSAKGESAWQLRVEPAKHSSEVKAVIQRIDGDTGSLYGRWTGNEYLIGHFTAAGPALYSVKPQTDGTLLVSNLLRADVNEQQNLVARRPAQARAASLPGMADPTQQTTVKDPSARFAFSFPDLNGKVVSNTDPQFDGKVVIVAIGGSWCPNCHDEAPLLESLYKQFHGQGLEVVNLSFEEADQLKDPTRLHAFIEKYGLTYTVLVAGETEQLNEKIPQGVNLNCWPTSFFLGRDGRVREVHAGFAGPANPPAHEALVKETTELVEKLLAEPVPTQTASR; encoded by the coding sequence ATGAAGCTCTTCGCCAGCCTCTTCTTGGTTGCCCTCTCTGCCGCTGCCCAGGGATCCAAACAAAATAAGATTGTCGGCCCTTGGACCGGCGATGCCACGGTACATGGACAGCAGGTTCCTGTTCACCTCGAGATTAACGGTAGCGGCAGTTCACTTCAGGCAGCTTTGCTCAACGGTCCCGAGAGAAGCCCAGCCTCGAGTGTGAGCTTTGCAGGCAATCACCTCGTGATTACTTTTAACTACTTCGCCAGAACAATCGATGCGACGGTCGCCGACGGCCATTTGACTGGAACCTTCGGTACGGCGAAGACGCGCTATCCCGTCAACTTGAATCTCCGTGGATCGGCTGCCACTGGCTCGGAAGCAGCGGCTCCTCAGGACATCAGCGGCGATTGGGAGGTCGCAGTCAAGTCGGCCAAGGGAGAGTCAGCGTGGCAGCTTCGCGTAGAACCCGCGAAGCATTCGAGCGAAGTCAAGGCGGTGATTCAGCGCATTGATGGCGATACTGGCTCGCTCTACGGGAGATGGACCGGGAATGAATATCTGATCGGTCATTTCACTGCCGCCGGGCCGGCCCTTTACAGCGTCAAGCCGCAGACGGATGGGACGTTGCTGGTTTCTAATCTGCTGCGCGCGGATGTGAACGAACAACAGAACCTCGTTGCGCGCAGGCCTGCACAGGCGCGGGCGGCCTCTCTCCCTGGCATGGCGGATCCGACGCAACAGACCACTGTGAAAGATCCTTCTGCACGGTTTGCCTTCAGCTTCCCGGACCTGAATGGAAAGGTGGTCTCCAATACCGATCCGCAGTTCGATGGAAAAGTTGTGATCGTAGCGATTGGAGGGTCTTGGTGCCCCAACTGCCACGACGAAGCCCCTCTGCTCGAGAGTCTCTACAAACAGTTTCATGGTCAGGGACTGGAGGTTGTGAACCTCTCCTTTGAAGAGGCGGATCAACTGAAAGATCCCACGAGATTGCACGCTTTTATTGAAAAATATGGGCTAACTTACACGGTTCTGGTAGCGGGAGAGACCGAGCAGCTGAATGAAAAGATCCCGCAGGGGGTGAACTTGAACTGCTGGCCTACTTCGTTCTTTCTGGGGCGCGATGGGCGGGTGAGGGAAGTCCATGCTGGCTTTGCCGGGCCCGCGAATCCGCCCGCACACGAGGCTCTGGTGAAGGAGACTACGGAGCTGGTGGAGAAGCTGCTTGCGGAACCGGTTCCCACCCAGACCGCATCGCGCTGA
- a CDS encoding DUF3106 domain-containing protein, translating to MPSSFQLRRFARLAFAGMLLASAATIVLAQSAYAHRGGSALRAPVSQVRPAPGPGPSPAAPKNNQEHLAQWMDRHSNLPPAEQQRALENEPGFRDLPPTTQQRMRDRLTQLNNMSPEQRRRILDRTEAMERLTPPQRQQVRGAMQQLGGLPEDRRRLVARAFRDLREMPQPQRQAILNSDRFRGQFSDQERNTLSSLLAVEPYLPVQRPNDGPSYGK from the coding sequence ATGCCATCTTCCTTTCAGTTACGGCGTTTTGCTCGACTAGCTTTTGCCGGGATGCTTTTGGCATCCGCGGCGACGATTGTCTTGGCCCAGTCTGCGTATGCGCATAGAGGTGGGTCGGCTTTACGTGCACCCGTCTCCCAGGTGAGACCGGCACCTGGTCCGGGGCCCAGTCCAGCAGCACCGAAAAATAATCAGGAACACCTGGCGCAGTGGATGGACCGTCATAGCAACCTTCCTCCTGCCGAACAACAGCGCGCTCTGGAGAATGAGCCTGGCTTTCGCGATCTCCCCCCAACGACTCAGCAGAGAATGCGCGACCGCCTGACGCAGCTGAACAACATGTCGCCCGAGCAGCGTCGCCGCATTCTTGACCGTACCGAAGCCATGGAACGTCTTACGCCACCGCAACGACAGCAGGTTCGCGGTGCCATGCAGCAGCTTGGGGGGCTCCCGGAAGACCGCCGTCGCCTTGTTGCCCGAGCCTTCCGTGATCTTCGCGAGATGCCGCAACCGCAACGGCAGGCTATCCTCAACTCTGATCGTTTTCGCGGCCAGTTTTCAGATCAGGAGCGAAACACACTCTCCAGTCTTCTTGCTGTCGAACCGTATCTTCCGGTTCAACGGCCAAATGACGGGCCCTCCTACGGGAAATAA
- a CDS encoding acyl-CoA thioesterase, whose protein sequence is MAERNEYRHFLSIGTRWRDNDIYGHVNNIEYYSYFDTAINTYLITFGELDIYSGTLIGVCAESHCKFVAELSFPEIVEAGLRVEHLGTSSVRYGIGLFRKGDVAAAAEGWFVHVFVDRSNRRPSPLTPALRAALEALQVTVRS, encoded by the coding sequence ATGGCAGAACGCAACGAATACCGGCATTTCTTATCCATCGGAACGCGATGGAGAGACAACGATATCTATGGTCACGTAAATAACATTGAGTACTACAGCTACTTTGACACGGCCATCAACACATACCTGATCACTTTTGGAGAGCTCGATATTTATTCAGGGACGTTGATAGGTGTGTGTGCGGAGTCGCACTGCAAGTTTGTGGCAGAACTATCGTTTCCAGAGATCGTTGAGGCTGGTTTACGCGTGGAACACCTGGGTACAAGCAGTGTTAGGTACGGTATCGGGCTATTTCGCAAAGGAGACGTCGCAGCGGCTGCGGAGGGTTGGTTTGTGCACGTCTTTGTCGATCGCTCCAACCGCCGGCCTTCCCCGCTGACGCCGGCCTTACGCGCGGCGCTGGAAGCTCTACAAGTGACGGTGCGGTCATGA
- a CDS encoding zinc-dependent alcohol dehydrogenase family protein: protein MKVRAAVLRSSGRPHPYAESRPLGIEEVELGPPGRGEVLVRTLAAGLCHSDLSVIDGSRPRPLPMVLGHEAVGEIVELGEGVAGFAIGDRVVFSFVPICGHCEPCATGRPALCEPGASANAAGELMEGGSRWKDASGQPLQHHLGVSAFAEFVVASSRSVVKVDNDLPPEIAALFGCAVLTGVGAVVNTAKVSPGESIAIFGLGGVGLASLLGSRCSGAYPVIAVDVNQEKLALALELGAHYAFDARSESLVKDLRQITQDGVQYAIESVGNEAVLAQAYSATRRGGTTVSVGLPAPDKRLNIPSVSLVAEERTIRGSYMGSSVPSRDLPRFIALYRAGLLPVDRLLTHRLSFEDLNDGFDRLARGEAIRQVVIFDSPSAARSTR from the coding sequence ATGAAGGTTAGAGCGGCAGTGTTGCGCAGCAGCGGAAGGCCACACCCGTACGCAGAATCGCGACCACTTGGGATCGAAGAAGTGGAACTAGGGCCCCCAGGCCGAGGAGAGGTGCTTGTGCGCACCCTTGCCGCAGGCCTTTGCCATTCCGACCTCTCGGTGATTGATGGATCGCGTCCGCGTCCCCTCCCGATGGTGTTGGGGCATGAAGCTGTCGGTGAGATCGTGGAACTCGGAGAGGGCGTCGCGGGCTTTGCGATCGGGGACCGCGTTGTGTTTTCGTTTGTGCCGATATGCGGCCACTGCGAACCGTGTGCAACGGGGAGACCAGCCCTATGTGAACCCGGGGCTTCCGCAAATGCAGCGGGAGAGCTAATGGAAGGAGGTAGCCGCTGGAAGGATGCGTCTGGCCAGCCTCTGCAACATCATTTAGGCGTATCCGCGTTTGCAGAGTTCGTTGTGGCATCCTCAAGATCTGTGGTGAAGGTGGATAATGACCTCCCGCCAGAGATTGCGGCGCTGTTTGGCTGCGCCGTTCTTACAGGGGTGGGCGCAGTTGTAAATACTGCGAAGGTTTCACCGGGAGAGAGTATCGCCATCTTTGGGCTGGGAGGAGTTGGCCTCGCTTCCTTGCTGGGGTCTCGCTGCTCCGGAGCCTACCCCGTGATTGCCGTGGACGTAAACCAGGAAAAGCTTGCGCTTGCGCTTGAGCTGGGAGCACACTACGCCTTCGATGCAAGATCTGAAAGCCTCGTAAAAGATTTACGCCAGATCACACAAGACGGAGTGCAATACGCAATCGAATCGGTTGGGAACGAAGCTGTCCTTGCGCAAGCGTACTCGGCAACCCGTCGCGGCGGCACTACCGTGAGTGTTGGACTGCCCGCCCCCGATAAACGGCTAAACATTCCATCGGTTAGTTTGGTCGCCGAAGAGCGCACCATTAGAGGTTCGTATATGGGTTCGTCTGTGCCCTCGCGGGATCTGCCTCGCTTCATTGCCCTGTATCGCGCCGGTTTGCTTCCGGTTGATCGTCTGCTCACACATCGTCTGAGTTTTGAAGACCTCAACGATGGCTTCGACCGATTGGCGCGAGGAGAGGCAATTCGACAAGTTGTAATATTCGATTCTCCTTCCGCCGCGAGGTCTACTCGATGA
- a CDS encoding enoyl-CoA hydratase/isomerase family protein has translation MSDVLVRVSGSCGRITLNRPRALNALTLEMVNIMHTALMTWANDVSIQFVLVDGAGERGLCAGGDIRAMYNAVIADRRELATDFFRNEYRLNYLISRYTKPYVVLMDGIVMGGGIGISAHASHRIVTERSELAMPETAIGFVPDVGGTHLLGTAPDELGTYLALTGSRIGAADAIFCRLADTVVLSGDLLILTSHLEKCENLIAVDEAIRAYTTQLPRGMTVEQRAWISKCFAADTVEEILLALAQGANPEAKDALRELEKKSPTALKVTLAALRNARSFNDLASCLQQEYRLAQACLREHDFLEGVRSAIIDRDRRPRWRPDRVDGVTEEAVQRYFAESGMGDLDLTF, from the coding sequence ATGAGTGATGTATTGGTGCGAGTCTCAGGGTCTTGCGGCAGAATCACCCTGAACCGGCCGCGAGCGTTGAATGCCTTGACGCTCGAGATGGTCAACATCATGCACACCGCGCTGATGACATGGGCCAACGACGTATCAATTCAATTTGTTTTAGTCGATGGCGCCGGGGAGCGAGGGCTTTGTGCAGGCGGGGATATACGTGCTATGTACAACGCCGTCATCGCCGACAGGCGAGAGCTAGCGACTGATTTTTTTCGAAACGAGTATCGACTCAACTACCTCATCTCTCGCTATACGAAACCCTATGTGGTCCTGATGGATGGCATCGTTATGGGAGGAGGCATCGGTATCTCAGCACATGCGTCGCATCGTATCGTTACAGAACGTTCAGAACTTGCAATGCCTGAGACCGCAATAGGCTTCGTGCCCGACGTAGGTGGGACCCACCTTCTGGGGACCGCGCCGGACGAGCTCGGCACCTATCTTGCGCTAACCGGCAGTCGGATCGGAGCGGCAGACGCAATTTTTTGCCGTTTGGCCGACACTGTGGTTCTTAGCGGAGATTTATTGATCCTGACGAGTCATCTAGAGAAGTGCGAAAACCTGATCGCAGTAGATGAGGCCATACGCGCATACACTACCCAGCTTCCCCGAGGGATGACAGTAGAGCAGCGAGCTTGGATCAGCAAATGCTTTGCGGCTGATACCGTCGAAGAGATCCTCCTTGCACTAGCCCAGGGTGCGAATCCTGAAGCAAAAGATGCACTTCGGGAGCTCGAGAAGAAGTCGCCGACCGCGCTCAAGGTCACCCTCGCGGCTTTGAGGAACGCACGTAGTTTCAATGATCTCGCCTCATGCCTTCAGCAAGAATATCGCCTTGCGCAAGCCTGTCTGAGGGAGCACGATTTTCTGGAAGGCGTTCGGTCTGCAATCATTGATAGGGATCGCAGACCTAGGTGGCGTCCAGACCGGGTTGACGGAGTTACCGAGGAAGCTGTTCAGCGATACTTTGCGGAATCAGGAATGGGGGACCTGGATCTGACTTTTTAG
- a CDS encoding anti-sigma factor family protein, with translation MICKDCQPAILDLLLDPAAPANADVRAHIESCPACAEEFKSMQATFALLDTWQAPDPSPYFDQKLAVRLREEQTLAPAGWFEQLKSRLVFNTGRQFRPALAGGLALILLVGGGTYANLTGFPHSAPETSAAVQDLQILDKNDQALQTMDQLLQDDAPADDSTTQPSS, from the coding sequence ATGATCTGCAAAGACTGCCAACCCGCTATCCTCGATCTGCTTCTGGATCCGGCTGCGCCCGCCAACGCGGACGTTCGAGCCCATATTGAATCGTGCCCCGCCTGCGCCGAGGAGTTCAAATCCATGCAGGCAACGTTCGCCCTCCTCGACACATGGCAGGCTCCCGATCCGTCGCCCTACTTCGATCAAAAGCTCGCTGTGCGACTTCGAGAAGAACAGACGCTGGCACCCGCGGGCTGGTTTGAGCAGCTGAAGTCCCGCCTCGTTTTCAACACGGGACGTCAGTTTCGCCCAGCACTCGCCGGAGGCCTTGCACTGATTCTTTTGGTGGGCGGTGGAACTTATGCTAATCTCACCGGCTTTCCCCATTCGGCGCCTGAGACTTCGGCGGCGGTTCAAGATCTGCAGATTCTCGATAAGAACGATCAAGCTCTTCAGACGATGGATCAACTCTTGCAGGACGACGCTCCAGCCGATGATTCCACAACACAACCCAGTAGCTAG